One genomic region from Bradyrhizobium icense encodes:
- a CDS encoding acyltransferase yields MRLILIGVIDAILGWKSRLSGAVSVGRGSRIAWRRISRAAGNALSVGEDSIVHADISFEETGGKIQIGNRTFIGRSHLVCYRSLTIGDDVVMSWGVTIVDHDSHSVDWMDRRNDVLEWGAGRKDWKKIAHAPVVVSDRAWVGFNVSVLKGVTIGEGAVIGACSVVTRDIPPYTLAVGNPARIIRSFSPPPDANPAG; encoded by the coding sequence ATGCGGCTCATCCTGATAGGCGTGATCGACGCCATCCTTGGCTGGAAGAGCCGACTTTCCGGGGCGGTAAGTGTCGGGCGCGGGTCGAGGATCGCATGGCGCCGGATCAGCCGAGCGGCAGGCAACGCTTTATCAGTAGGAGAAGATTCGATCGTCCACGCTGATATCAGTTTCGAGGAAACGGGAGGCAAAATTCAGATCGGAAACCGCACATTCATCGGACGAAGCCACCTGGTCTGCTATCGAAGCCTCACCATCGGCGACGATGTCGTCATGTCATGGGGCGTTACGATTGTGGATCACGATTCCCACAGCGTCGACTGGATGGATCGCCGGAACGATGTTCTCGAATGGGGCGCGGGCCGGAAGGATTGGAAGAAAATCGCGCATGCGCCGGTCGTGGTGAGCGATAGGGCCTGGGTCGGATTCAACGTGAGTGTGCTTAAGGGGGTTACGATTGGAGAGGGGGCCGTGATCGGAGCGTGTTCGGTTGTAACCCGCGATATTCCGCCGTACACTCTGGCAGTTGGGAATCCGGCCAGAATAATCCGCTCGTTCAGCCCCCCGCCAGATGCAAATCCCGCGGGTTGA
- a CDS encoding glycosyltransferase, giving the protein MRIFQNNGLSRGFRIHRRQSRYQTFAAGRAEFLDTRFTASHILLPVLTNSPDAFYTNGDDEQLQLLWAKENGLRTKNLEQILLAQIEQHRTEVFYNLDPIHYGSEFVAKLPGCVKKSVGWRAAPSGSADLTKYDLIVCNFPSILESWRQKGCRVAYFFPAHDPAMDAFAVARGDELDLIFIGGFSRHHVKRSQALRAVASTRGVRARFYLEESRLTRLANFLPPLPALHSYRYPDEVRGIRANPLYGRDAYAAIAKSRIVFNGAVDMAGEDRGNMRCFEATGCGAVLLTDSGRYPDGFVDGETMLQYSSPEQIPELIGKLMRDETRAKSIAQAGCAMVKDRYSKQLQWTKFQDLI; this is encoded by the coding sequence ATGCGTATTTTCCAGAACAACGGCTTGTCACGCGGATTTCGTATCCATCGTCGCCAATCGCGCTATCAAACCTTTGCCGCCGGACGCGCAGAATTTCTGGATACGAGATTCACTGCGTCTCATATCCTCCTGCCGGTACTCACCAACAGCCCGGATGCATTTTACACCAATGGAGACGATGAACAGCTGCAGTTGCTGTGGGCGAAAGAGAATGGTCTGCGGACAAAGAACCTGGAGCAAATTCTGCTCGCGCAGATCGAGCAGCATCGCACTGAAGTATTCTATAATCTTGACCCGATCCATTACGGTAGCGAATTTGTTGCGAAGTTGCCGGGGTGCGTGAAGAAATCGGTTGGCTGGCGGGCGGCGCCGTCAGGAAGCGCTGACCTGACGAAATACGACCTGATCGTGTGCAACTTTCCGTCGATCCTCGAGAGTTGGCGACAAAAAGGCTGTCGGGTGGCGTATTTCTTTCCGGCGCACGATCCTGCGATGGACGCCTTTGCCGTGGCCCGAGGTGATGAACTCGATCTCATCTTCATCGGCGGATTTTCGCGCCACCACGTCAAACGTAGCCAGGCACTCCGGGCTGTGGCTTCAACGCGGGGTGTCCGGGCACGCTTTTATCTCGAAGAGTCACGCCTGACCCGATTGGCAAACTTTCTTCCTCCTCTACCAGCGCTTCACTCATATCGTTATCCAGATGAAGTTCGCGGGATTCGCGCCAACCCGTTGTATGGCCGCGATGCGTATGCAGCGATCGCTAAGAGCCGGATCGTGTTCAATGGTGCAGTGGACATGGCGGGGGAGGATCGCGGCAATATGAGATGCTTTGAGGCGACCGGATGCGGAGCGGTCCTCCTGACCGACTCAGGACGCTATCCGGACGGTTTCGTTGATGGCGAAACCATGTTGCAATACTCCTCGCCTGAGCAAATACCGGAACTGATCGGCAAGCTGATGCGTGACGAAACCCGGGCAAAGTCCATCGCTCAGGCGGGTTGCGCGATGGTCAAAGACCGCTATAGCAAACAACTGCAATGGACGAAATTTCAGGATCTGATCTAA